From the Caldisericota bacterium genome, the window TCTAACTTGACTTTTTTATAAAGGCCTTATAATTTAATTAGAAAAGGTGATTAATATTATATACCTTGAAATAGGGGGTCTAATAATGGGGAAAATGAGTTATGAAGCTTACAAGAAAATACCTGTTCTAAAAATAGGCGATTTGACTGCTAACATCCCGATTGTTCAGGGAGGGATGAGTGTTGGCATATCTCTCTCCAATCTTGCTTCTGCAGTTGCAAATGAGGGAGGAATAGGGGTAATTGGTGCAGCAGGAATTGGTATGCTGGAACACGATTTCAGAAGTAATTTTGAAGAAGCAAATAAACGGGCATTGAAAAGAGAAATCAGAAAAGCAAAAAAGAGAACAAATGGTATTATTGGCGTTAATATAATGGTAGCTCTTTCGGATTTTTCAAATCTTGTCCGTGTTGCAGTGGAAGAGGGTGCGGATTTAATTTTTGCAGGGGCAGGGCTTCCTCTAAAAAGTCTCAAAGAAATAATGGATACCGTAAACGAAATCAAAACTAAATTTGTTCCCATAGTATCCTCCTCAAGAGCTGCCGCGCTTATATTTAATTACTGGGCAAAACATTATAACGAAGTGCCAGATGCAGTAGTTGTTGAAGGGCCAATGGCCGGTGGTCATCTTGGTTTTGCAAAGAAACAGATCAATGACAAGAATTACAGCCTTGAAAAGATATTACCAAAAGTGATTTCTGTGGTGAAATCTTTTGCGAAACGTTTTAATAAAGATATACCCGTAGTTGCAGCTGGGGGAATATACACTGGTGCTGATATCCATAAATTTATGCAGTTAGGAGCAGAGGGTGTCCAGATGGCTACAAGGTTTGTTGGTACTGATGAATGTGATGCTTCGGACGAATTCAAAGATGTGTATATAAAGTGCAAAAGAGAAGATATCATAATTATTGATAGTCCTGTAGGTTTGCCGGGAAGAGCAATTAGAAATAGATTTCTTGAAGGTGTTGCAATGGGAAAGAAACAACCTTTTACATGCACGTATAAATGTTTAAAAACGTGCGATTATAAAAAAGTTCCATACTGCATTGCTTTTGCGTTAACGAATGCCAAGAAAGGTTTTCTTGAAAATGGGTTTGCTTTTTCCGGAGCCAATGCCTGGAGGGTGAACAAAATTGTATCGGTTAAAGAACTTTTTGCTTCATTAATAAAAGAATATCAAGAAGCTGCTGCACAATAGTTATCCGGCGTTATGTTTGCTTAGTTTATCTTTCTGGAGAGAGCAATAAAGTAAATATTTGATTTTGTTTTTCTTGCGATTGTTTTTGTGATTTCAGCTGCAGTATTTCCTGTGGTGTAGACGTCATCTATTATCATTATGTTTCCTTCTATTTTATCGGTCACTTTAAATGCGCTTTTTAGATTTTCTTTTCTTTCTCTTTTGCTTAACCCAATCTGTTTTTTAGTTTCTTTTGTTTTTTTCAGTCCGCTAAAAATGGGAATTTTATTTGTTTTAGAAATTTCTTTTGCCATGAGATATGTTTGGTTGAATCCCCTTTCCCGTGATTCGGAGTATGTCATAGGCACAAATCCTATGTGTTCAAACTGCATTTTTTCTTTACTTACGAAATTAATTATTATATTGGCTAAATCTTTTGCAATGATTTTTCTTTTTCTGAACTTTAATATTTTAATTGCTTCTTCCATTATTCCTTTGTATTCTGCGATCGCATAAAAATAGATATTTTTTTTATGTTCAATTAAGGGGTATTCAAGGTATTTTATTTTTCCCTTGCAGTCATTGCATATATTTTCTCTATCTGTATTTTTTCCGCATATCATACAATGTGGGGGAAGCAAGAGATTTAAGGGATTAAATTTATTTGTCAAATGTTTTGCTAAAGAGGTCAAAATTTTCCTCTGCCCTTTCTTTGAGGGTAGTTAATTTTGTTTTAAGTTTTTTCTGTATTGTTTCCCGTTCCGCGAAATTTTTGTTAAATACATTTTTAAAATCGTTTATCGATAAATTTTCATAGCTTTCTATCCCATCTATTTCCAACTCCTTCATGAGGGAGCGAACTTTCGGGTCATAGGATAAGCCCACAAATGCTTTTTCTTTCAGAGCCGAAAGGAGAATTGCGTGGTATCGCATTCCGACGACAAATTCACTTTTCTCTATTATGTACGGGTATTGTTCAATATACTCCGGTATGATTAATGGGCTTTCTAAAATTGCTGATAGATTTTTTGCAACTTCTCCATCTCTTTCCGGGTAGAACGGGAGGATAATTATCGGAAGGCCTGTGCTTTTTTTAATATAGCTTCCAACATCTGCAAGTACTATTAATGGGGGCATTTTCCTGGCTTTTCCTATTGCATAAACAATGAAACAGTCAAATGGAAGGGGTATGCTTCTTTGCTCTTTATAACGAAAGCCCAAATCGCTTGTGAGGTTGATTTTTTTTGTGACGCCTATGTCTCTTAGTATATTTTGTGAATGGATATCCCTTACCGTTATAAGATCTGCCCTATTAAGAGCCTTTTTTACTGCAATTTTATTTATCTGTTTATTTAATGGTCCTATGCCTTGCGCAAATACGGCAACCTTTTTATGCAGCAATTTTGCAACTTTTATGATAAATAGGTAGTAGTGCAAACTTTTTGAGCTTGTTTTGTCTTGTAGAATCCCTCCGCCTCCACTGACTACGATATCACTTTTTTTAATGGCAGAGTAAATTGCTTTTATGCTATTTCTCCTAAATTCATTCATATTTTTGGGATTTTTTATGAAGGAATATACGCAATGTCCCTTATTTTCGAATTTTGTTTTCATAACATGAAAGATCATTTCGTCTCCTGCATTCCCAAAGCCAAAGTACCCTGTTAGCAGAATTTTCATCTTTTTCTTCTCTCCATCATTACCCTGAAAGCAAACGAGATAACATTTCCCATTCTTATAATCCTTTTGGGTTGTATGATGATGCGATACAGCCATTCTAATCCTGTTCGTTGAATAAAATTGGGAGCTCTTTTTACTTTACCGCTCCAGACATCTAATGACCCCCCTACTCCTACGGTGAGCGGTGTATTTAATTCGTCCTTGTGGTGCCATATCCATTTTTCTTGTTTTCCGCCTCCCATTCCGACAAGGAGTATCTGAGTGTTGTTTTTCTTAATCTCATTTATAATATTTTTCTCTTCCCCTTCATCAAAATAGCCTGAATGAAAACCAACTATATTGATAAAAGGGAATGTGTCTTTTATATTCTTGACTGCTTTTTTTAACACTTTTTCTTTGGCCCCCAAAAGATATACTTTGTACCCTTTTTTATTTGCAAGCTCTAAAAGGTGCCATGCGAACTCTACTCCGGGTATTCTGTGCAAGATTCGCTCTCCTCGCATTCTGGCTCCCCATACGATACCTATTCCGTCTGGAATGACCAGGTTGCTTTTTTTGACAATATCAAAAAAAGCTTTATCTTTAAAAACTTTTCCAGCCATTTCTCCGTTTAGTGTTACAACGAGATGAAATTTCTCTGATTTGATGAACTCTTCTGTGATATGTAATGTATTTCTTATATTTCGATTGGATATTGTTATATTAAAAAAATTTATCTCTTCTTTTTTTCTTTCAGGATACCAGGTGAGCAAAAAGATAAACTTTGGAAGCGAAAGAATTCTTGGCAATCTCTTTGGATTCAGGATGAATCTATAAAACCATTCTAACCCCATTTTTTGGACAGTTTGTGGAGCCCTTTTGAATTCGCCGGACAATACGTTAAAACTTCCTCCTACTCCCATAGCAAATTTTGCATTTAGTTTGTCTAAATTGTTATAGATAAGCTTTTCCTGTTTTGGACTTCCCATACCAACAAACAGTATGTCTGCATTGCTGTTTTTTATGTTGGTAACGACTTTTTCTTCGTCTTCAAAATATCCATTATGAAATCCGGCTATTTCTATTTGAGGGTAACTGTTTTTGATTACGGTTACTGCTTTTTTTATTGTTTTTTCTTTTGATCCAAGTAGATAAACTCTGTATTTATTTTTGGCTGAAAGCTTTAAAACGGACACAAACAAGTCTATCCCTGCAATGCGTTCTTTGATTTTCTTTTTGTATAATATTTTTGATCCCCAGACTATTCCAATTCCATCGACAAAGTTCAGGTCGCTTTTTTTCAAAATCTCTTCTAATTCATCATCTTTTTTTGCTTTAAGAACTTTTTCTGGGTTTATTGCTACGGCAAAACGCGGTGTTTTATTACGTAGAAAGGTTTTTATTTTATCAATTGCTTCTTCTATTGTAATATTATCAACAGGGATATCGGCAATGTTTATCCTCATATCCTTGTATATATAAATCCCATTTTTTTTGCTTTTTCTTTGCTGATGAGTCTTCTTGCATCAAATATAATAGCATTTTTTTTGATGAACTTTCGCCATTTGTGCGGCTCTATCTTAATGTTGTCCTGTTTTATCGGGAGAATGATAACATCGGCATCTTTTACAGTTTCCTGAATACTATTTCTTTTTAAAGGGAAATTTCCGGTTACATTGGGGTCAAACCAGTTAACTTCTCCGCCGCTTTGCAGTATTAGGTCTTTTAATCGCATTGTCGGGCTTTCTGAAATATCAGGGGAGTTATCTTTCATTGCTATTCCAAGGATTGCAAATTTACTGTGTTCAACTTCTTTGCCTATTTTTTTTAATGTACCTTCCAGGCGGTTTAAGATGTTTCTTGGTCTTTGTTGATTTACTTCTCTTACCGTATGTAAAATTTCCATTGGCAATTTCATTTTATCTGTTTTATCAAAGATGTAGAGGGAGGAATAGGGGATGCAGTGCCCTCCTACTCCGATTCCAGGTTTGAGCAGATGCACACGCTTGTGTGTGTTTGCTACATTTATCACTTCTACAGCATCAATGTCCATTTTTTCTGTAAGTGAAGCAAGTTCATTTGCAAGTGCAATGTTTACATCTCTTGAGCTATTTTCAATGAGTTTTGCTATTTCTACAACTTCTGGTTCCGTTGCGACCATTATATTTTCCTTATTTATTATTTTTAGCAGTTTATATGCTTTGTTTGTACTTTTTTTATCTATTCCTGCAACTGATACTGGCATTGTTTGAAATTCTTCAAATGCTTTTCCTTCTGCAATGCGTTCTGAAGAGTATGCTAAATAAAAATCTTTTGAGCACCTTAGTTTGCTTTCTTTTTCAAGAATAGGCAGTACTACTTCCCTTGTAGTGCCTGGCGGTACGGTGGAGCGAATAAGTACGAGGTCTCCTTTTTTGAGGTTTTTCCCTACTGATTTTATTGCAGCATTAAAGATTTCCTTTTGCAGTACGCCATTTGTAATAGGGATTCCTACGGTAACGATAATTTTATCCGTATTTTTGAGGCCTTCCTCGACTGAGTTTGTGGGGATAAAAAGGCCTTTTTTTATTGTGTTTTCTAAAATTTCTTCTATTGTTTTGCCTTTGTAATTTTCAATGATATGGGTTTTGTATTTTTTAAGATCTTCAACATAGTCATTGTTTATATCAATGCCGTATACTTTTTTTCCATGCATTGCATATGTGAGTGATAACGGCAATCCTACAAAACCCAATCCTAATACTGCTATATTTTTCATATTTTCCTCCGCAAAAGCATTACTAACTAATTGCAATTTTACAAAAGGAAAAAATATTTGCAACTGCCATTTTTTATGATTCGCGACTTGACTAATGAAAAAAAGCTTTTATTATGTATTTGCGATGAAAATTTTCGATGAAATTCTCCAGACATTGACTGATTTTTCTATTAAAGATGTACGTGTCGGTAAAAACTGGACTGTGGTTGAAAGCAGGAATTGTGGGTTTGGATTAAATTTTCCTGAGGCATATCATATGTTTACTCGATTTACAGGCGAACTTATTGGTAAAAGTGCAAAGGAAATTGCTCAATTTTCAAAATCCTGGAATCCAACGGAGGCGAGCATTGGGGTTGCTGCCATTAATTCTTTAATAGATCCTGTTGGGAAGGAAATTAATGGATTAGATTACATTGAGGAAATTGGGCAAGGTAAAAAAATTGTGTTCATCGGGCATTTTCCTAGGATAGATAAAATAAAAAACAGGGCAAAGTCTTTAGAAATTATAGAGAAGATGCCAAAGGAAGGTGATTATCCCGATACTGCATCTGAGTTTCTTATTCCACGGGCGGATATAGTGGTAATTTCGGGGAGTGTATTTGTTAATAAAACTTACAAGAGACTACTTGAATTATCTAAAAATTGTTATATAATATTACTTGGGCCATCCGTAGTAATGAGCGATGTTTTATTTGAGTACGGCGTGGATGCGCTTGCCGGAAGTACAGTACTAAATCCCACAAAGGTATTAATCGCTGTTTCCCAAGGAGCTCATTTAAAAGACTTTAGCAAGTACCTTCAATATATAATACGGTTTAGAGAAAAGAGGTAAAGCTATGCTTACAGAACTCTCTGTAAAAGATTTTATTAGAAAACTAGCGTTAGATACTCCTACTCCCGGCGGAGGTAGTGCAGCTGCTTTAACTGGGGCAATGAGTGCAGCTCTTATTGAAATGGTTTTGCAGGTTTCTTTAAAAAAGAAAGATGATCCGGACGAAGTAGAACAATGTAAAAAGGTGGCAAAAAAGTGTAGTAGATTATCAAAAAAGCTGGTTTTACTTGTGGACGAAGACGCAGGCGCTTTTGATAAAGTGATGGCGGCATATAAAATGCCGAGGAAAGAGAAGGAAGAAAAAGAGCATAGAAGAAGAGAAATACAATTAGGGCTGAAGGCTGCGTCTCTTGTCCCACTTGAGGTGATGCGCAACGTTAAAGAAGTTTTTGATTATTTTGATTTTGTGATAAACACTACAGTGGATTCAGCTATAAGCGACGTAGGAGTAGCATTGCTTCTCGCAGATACTGCTACTCGAGGTGCTTTTTACAATGTAGTTATTAACTTAAAATTTTTGAAAGATGAGAATTTTAAGAAGGAAGTAGAGGATGAGGCAACAAAAATCATACTTTTTGTAAAAAGCAAGTTAGATACTTTTGAGGAAAAGATTCAAAAGCGTCTGAATCCTAAAGCATGAGGAATGATTTTAGTAAGGAGGATTAATTAACGAATGAATAACGATGACCTAGATGTGGATTTAAGTATTACCAGGGAAGAGCTTAGCAAAAGGACTGCAAGAGATCTCTATAAAATTTCAAAAGCTATAAAAGTTAAAAATTATACCCATTTTCGAAAACCTGAACTTCTTGTAGAAATAGAGAAAAGAATGAACGAAATCAGAAAAGAAAAAGGCATTGGCGGAAAAGCACCCGGTGGGATTGACGTTGACAAAGGCGAGACACAGGGGGCTGTAAAAGCGCAGATGAGTCAGGAAAACAGAACAAAAGAAAGACCAGTAAGGCCTGCTCAACAATCCGAAAATATCCAGAGAGAGCAAACAGCAACAGTTATAGATGAAAAAAAGGAAGAAATGTTTTTTAAAGGACTTCTCGAGATACATCCTGACGGATATGGATTTTTGAGGTCTAATTATTTTCCTTCTTTCTCTGATGTATACGTATCTCCGCCACTAATAAGAAGATTTGGTTTAAAAACAGGGGATACTATCTCCGGACCAGTCCAGGGACCGCAGAGAGACGGCAGCAAATATTCTTCTTTAGTTACAGTAAAGACAATTAATGGGGTGGAAGTTACAGGTTATTTGAAACGTCCTGTATTTGAAACTCTTACACCTATGTATCCGGACCAAAGGATTATACTGGAAACTCCTGGATGTAATATTGCACTTAGAATTATGGATCTTGTTGACCCGTTGGGCAAGGGGCAGAGGGGGCTTATTGTTTCTCCGCCTAAAGCAGGAAAAACAACACTCATTAAGTCAATTGCTCAAAGTGTTGCTAAAAATCATCCTGAAATTATACTTATGGTTTTACTGATAGATGAGCGTCCAGAAGAAGTGACGGATATGCAAATGTCTGTTTCTGCTGAGGTGATAAGCTCCACATTTGATCAATCCCCTGAAAATCATATAAGAGTTGTTGAGCTGGCACTTGAACGGGCAAAAAGACTTGTTGAGATGGGAAAGGATGTAATGATTTTATTGGATGGTATTACCCGGTTAACCAGGGCATACAACCTTTTGAGTTCAAATACGGGAAAAACTCTGTCAGGTGGTTTGGATCCATCTGCAATTAAAGGGCCTAAAAAATTCCTTGGTGCTGCAAGAAATATTTTAAATGGCGGAAGTCTTACAATGCTTGCTACCGCACTGATAGACACAGGGTCCAGGCTTGACCAGGTTATATATGAAGAATTTAAAGGCACTGGTAATATGGAAATTATATTGAACAGATCACTTGCGGAACAGATGTTGTTCCCTGCTGTAGATATAAAGAAGTCTGGTACAAGAAAAGAAGAACTTTTGTATACGCCTGAGGAATACAAAAAGATTTGGACTTTGAGGAAATTCATTAGCTCTCTTGATCCCTCTGAATCTTTGTCAAGGTTATTAGATATGCTGAAGAAAACTGAGTCAAATAAAGAATTTCTCGAAAGTATAATAACCGGTGATGAAAAATAGAATAGGAAAAATAGAAGTTATAACAGGCTGTATGTTTTCTGGAAAAAGTGAGGAACTTCTGCGAAGGGTTCGGCGAGCGCGTATTGCAAAGCAGAAGATACAGGTATTTAAACCCTTAATTGATACAAGATATTCTGAGGTAGAAATTGTTTCTCATGATGGAGAAAAGGTACAAGGATGTCCGGTAAAGTCAGCAGTGGAAATTATGGATAAAATTAACAGCAATACAGATGTTGTTGCAATCGATGAGGCACAGTTTTTTGACGATGCACTTGTGGATGTTGTTAACAATATGGCAGGTGATGGCAGACGTGTGATTGTGGCAGGGTTAGATATGAATTTTCGTGGGGAGCCTTTTGGGCCAATGCCCAATCTTATGGCTATTGCAGACGAGGTGTTAAAACTTCATGCCATCTGTGCTATTTGTGGCGAAGAAGCTACCAGAACACAGCGGCTGATTGATGGGAAGCCGGCAAATTATGAGGACCCTATTATTGTAATAGGGGCATTAGAAAAATATGAAGCACGGTGCCGAAAGCACCATTATGTTTTAAATAAACCTGATGAGCAGAGTGAGTAAGCCATGAAAAATAAGTTAGAAAAACTGGTCAAAAGGTATGATGAACTGACCGACCTTCTTTCAAAACAAGAAGTGCTCTCCAATCAGCAACTTATTAAAAAATATTCGGTAGAACGTAAAGAACTTCAGGATATCATAGAAAAGTTTAGAACATTTCTAAGACTTGAAAAAGAGTTGAAAGGGGCATCTGATTTACTAATGAGTGACGATCCCGAAATGAAAAAGCTTGCCGAAAAAGAAATTGAGGCTCTGACAGAAGAAAAGGAGAAGGCGCTCAAAGACATAAAACTTTCACTTTTACCAAGGGATCCAATGGATGGGAAAAATATTATTATGGAAATACGTGCAGGAGTTGGTGGGGATGAAGCGGCTCTTTTTGTAGCAGCTTTGTATAAAATGTATACAATATATGCTGAAAAGAAGGGCTGGAAAGTAGAGATAATGGATGCTCGCCCAACTGATATCGGAGGATTTAAGGAAATTATTTTTTCTATTTCAGGAAGAAATGCTTATAAGCGTTTTAAATATGAAAGTGGGGTACATAGAGTTCAAAGAGTGCCTGAAACAGAAGCATCCGGAAGAATTCACACATCTACTGTGACTGTTGCAGTCCTTCCTGAGGCAGAAACGGTTGATTTAGAAGAAAGTATTAACCCGGAGGATTTACGTATAGATGTTTATCATGCTAGCGGGCATGGCGGGCAGAATGTGCAAAAAGTGGCAACAGCTATACGCATTTTGCATAAACCAACAGGTATTATGGTAACCTGTCAGGATGAACGTTCTCAGCTCCAGAATAAAATTAAAGCGATGAGAATTCTTTATGCGAGGTTGTATGATTTTTTTCAGAGTCAAAAAGACCAGGAGATGATTGAAAAACGGCGTTCTCAGGTTGGCAGGGGAAATCGAAATGAACGGATCAGGACATATAATTTTCCGCAGGGACGTGTGACAGATCATCGTATTAATTTTTCGTTGTATAATTTACCTTCTATTCTTGAAGGAGAAATGGACGAGTTGCTCGACAAGCTTATTGAAGAAGACGAGAGGGAACAGTTAAAACTGCTGGAAACTAAAGAGTAGTGATTTGTCAATGGATGTAAAGTCTCTTGTTCTATTTGGTCAAAAATCTCTAAATAATATAACTGATACTCCACGTTTAGAATCCGAGCTTTTGCTTTCTTATGTATTAAAAATGGGAAGGGAAAAGATTCTTTCAAATCTTGCAAAAGATGTTTTGCTTGCTGACGAAGAAAATTTTAAATTGCTTGTCAAAAAACGGCAATCAGGATACCCTTTTTCTTATATAACAAACCATAAAGCTTTTATGGGGTTAGATTTTTTCGTGCGGGAAGGAATACTCATTCCTCGTCCTGAGACAGAGATGTTAGTGGAAGAGGCGATAAAAATATCTAACGGAGAAGCGAAATATGTGCTTGATATAGGCACTGGAACAGGTTGTATTATTCTTTCTTTTCTTTATTATAACTACAAAAGCAGCGGTTTAGGCATCGATGTTTCAGATGTCGCTATTGAAACGGCTAAAAAAAATGCATTGCAATTTGATCTATATGACAGGGTGGATTTTGTACGGAAAGATTATAATGAGCTTACTTTTGACGAGGAATTTGATATTGTTATTTCTAACCCTCCGTATGTGAAAAAGAAAAATTGTAAAAACCTTTATTTTGAACCTACTAACGCCCTTGACGGAGGGAATGACGGGTTTAATTTTTATCCGAGCCTTATTGAGAAATCTTATAAATTTTTAAAGAAAGAAGGGGTGTTGATTATTGAAATTGACGATGGAATAGAACACGCAATAAGGAATGAAATGGAAAAAACCGGATATAAAGATATTAAAATTTTAAAGGATCTTGCAGGGTTTTATAGAATAGCCGGGGGAGTTAAATAAATGAAAGAATTTGAATTAGCCAGGAAAGCTTTACTGGAACACAAGATTATCGCTTTTCCTACGGATACGGTCATAGGGATTGGCGTGAATGGACTGGACCAGCTCGCAGTGGAAAAACTGTTTGCATTAAAAAATAGGCCTTTTGAAAAACCACTTTCTTTGCTTACTTATTCTTCCACAGAGATTTTAAAATATGCAAGACTTATCCCGTCTTACGCGTATTCTCTACTTAAGACGTATTTTCCGGGACCAATGACTGCAGTGTTTTATTCTGACGAAGTTTTGTATACAACTCCTTTTGGCAAGGGGACAAGCGTTGGTGTAAGAATTCCGAATTTTCCCATTTTACTTGATTTTCTTGCATACATAAAAATGCCCCTTCTTGCGACGAGTGCTAATGTATCTAATAGACCTGCATTACTTACAAAAGAAGATGTTGTACATATTTTTGGCGACGCTGTGTATCCAATACTTTTTGAGTATAATGTAACAAGCAGTAATGTTTCTTCTACTGTAATTGATTGTAGAGGCAAGGCTTCTGTAGTGTTAAGGAAGGGAGAAATAGATATATGAAGATAATAACGTATGGTAATCCGATGCTTAGAAAAAAGGCACAAAAGATAAAAAGTATTGATAAGAAAATAGTCGACCTTATAAAGGAAATGTTTGAAACAATGGATGCCAGCAAAGTTCCCGGAGTGGGGCTTGCTGCTCCGCAGGTTGGGATTTCTATTGCCTTATTTGTATATAAACTGGATGACGGCAAAGATGTTGTAATAAACCCCGAGATTGTTTCCAAAGAAGGAGAAGAAGTAAAAGAAGAAGGGTGTCTTTCCGTACCAGGTGTTTATGGCCCAGTGAAACGTGCTGAGAAAATCATTGTTAAAGGATTAAATATTAAAGGCAAAAGATTTAAACTGGAGCTGGATGGGTTGAAAGCTCGTGTATTCCAGCACGAAACAGATCATTTAAAGGGTATTATTTTTACTGATTATATTGAAAAGATAGAAGAATTTACCGTAGAAGAGGGTTATGAACTGCCCGAACAATTAGTAAAAAGGTTTAAGAGAAAATGAAAATTGTTTTTTTTGGCTCTTCCTATTTTTCTATTCCATTTCTCGAAGCACTAAAAGAAGATACGGTGCTTGTCGTTACTATGCCCGATAAACCACAGAAGAGAGGGAAAAACCTTTTCGCTAATCCTGTAAAAAGAAGCGCAATAGGACTTGGACTACCATTCATTACTGTTGAAAAGTTTGATTTAAGCTGTAAGGACAGGATAGGATCTGTTTCCCCTGATCTATTTGTCGTTGTATCTTTCGGGAAAATTATTCCAGATTATATTTTATCCATTGCACAATGTGCTTTGAACTTGCATCCTTCCGAGCTTCCATTGTACAGGGGGGCAGCTCCCATAGAGAGACAAATAATGGATGGTGTGACGAAGAGTGCTATTTCTGTTATGGTAATAAATGAAAAATTGGATAAAGGCGGCGTACTTCTAAAGCAGTCTCTCGAAATTTTGCTTGATGATACGCGGGAAGACGTCGAGCAAAAAATTATAAATATAGGGATCCCATTGTTAAAACAAGCTATATCTATGGTAAAAAGTGGGAGTTACAGCGAAATAACTCAGCAAGGAAAAGGAAGTTATGCAAAGAAGATTACAAAAGAGGATGAATTGATACATTGGGAAGAAGATAATGTACGTATATACAACAAGATAAGAGCACTCTATCCTTCTCCTGCTTCATTTACTTTTTTTAGAGGGAAACGGCTTAAACTATTTAAGGCAAACACTTTAGATCTTGATAAAGGAGCTCCCGGGGAAATTATTGATTTACTAAAAGAAGGTTTTGTTGTACAATGCGGAGCGGGTGCATTGCTTATTAAAGAAGTGCAGATTGAAGGGAAAAGACGTATTTGTGCTTCAGAATTTATTAACGGAACTAGATTAAAAATTGGTGAAAAGTTAGGTTAAACATGAGGAGGAAAGATGAAAATTGTTGTTACTGTAAAGGTAGTGCCTGAAGAGATTAAAATTGACAAAGAAACCGGAAGAGTGGTAAGAGAGAATGTTGCATCTATTTTTAACCCACTTGACCTTCTTGCTGCTGAGGGGGGAATAAAATTAAAAGAAGAGGTAGGTGGGGAACTTATAGCTGTATCAATGGCACCTCTGAAGGAGAGCGAATTACTTTCTACTTTATTTAAGTACG encodes:
- a CDS encoding nitronate monooxygenase family protein, translated to MSYEAYKKIPVLKIGDLTANIPIVQGGMSVGISLSNLASAVANEGGIGVIGAAGIGMLEHDFRSNFEEANKRALKREIRKAKKRTNGIIGVNIMVALSDFSNLVRVAVEEGADLIFAGAGLPLKSLKEIMDTVNEIKTKFVPIVSSSRAAALIFNYWAKHYNEVPDAVVVEGPMAGGHLGFAKKQINDKNYSLEKILPKVISVVKSFAKRFNKDIPVVAAGGIYTGADIHKFMQLGAEGVQMATRFVGTDECDASDEFKDVYIKCKREDIIIIDSPVGLPGRAIRNRFLEGVAMGKKQPFTCTYKCLKTCDYKKVPYCIAFALTNAKKGFLENGFAFSGANAWRVNKIVSVKELFASLIKEYQEAAAQ
- the csaB gene encoding polysaccharide pyruvyl transferase CsaB, which translates into the protein MKILLTGYFGFGNAGDEMIFHVMKTKFENKGHCVYSFIKNPKNMNEFRRNSIKAIYSAIKKSDIVVSGGGGILQDKTSSKSLHYYLFIIKVAKLLHKKVAVFAQGIGPLNKQINKIAVKKALNRADLITVRDIHSQNILRDIGVTKKINLTSDLGFRYKEQRSIPLPFDCFIVYAIGKARKMPPLIVLADVGSYIKKSTGLPIIILPFYPERDGEVAKNLSAILESPLIIPEYIEQYPYIIEKSEFVVGMRYHAILLSALKEKAFVGLSYDPKVRSLMKELEIDGIESYENLSINDFKNVFNKNFAERETIQKKLKTKLTTLKERAEENFDLFSKTFDK
- a CDS encoding WecB/TagA/CpsF family glycosyltransferase, whose translation is MRINIADIPVDNITIEEAIDKIKTFLRNKTPRFAVAINPEKVLKAKKDDELEEILKKSDLNFVDGIGIVWGSKILYKKKIKERIAGIDLFVSVLKLSAKNKYRVYLLGSKEKTIKKAVTVIKNSYPQIEIAGFHNGYFEDEEKVVTNIKNSNADILFVGMGSPKQEKLIYNNLDKLNAKFAMGVGGSFNVLSGEFKRAPQTVQKMGLEWFYRFILNPKRLPRILSLPKFIFLLTWYPERKKEEINFFNITISNRNIRNTLHITEEFIKSEKFHLVVTLNGEMAGKVFKDKAFFDIVKKSNLVIPDGIGIVWGARMRGERILHRIPGVEFAWHLLELANKKGYKVYLLGAKEKVLKKAVKNIKDTFPFINIVGFHSGYFDEGEEKNIINEIKKNNTQILLVGMGGGKQEKWIWHHKDELNTPLTVGVGGSLDVWSGKVKRAPNFIQRTGLEWLYRIIIQPKRIIRMGNVISFAFRVMMERRKR
- a CDS encoding nucleotide sugar dehydrogenase — encoded protein: MKNIAVLGLGFVGLPLSLTYAMHGKKVYGIDINNDYVEDLKKYKTHIIENYKGKTIEEILENTIKKGLFIPTNSVEEGLKNTDKIIVTVGIPITNGVLQKEIFNAAIKSVGKNLKKGDLVLIRSTVPPGTTREVVLPILEKESKLRCSKDFYLAYSSERIAEGKAFEEFQTMPVSVAGIDKKSTNKAYKLLKIINKENIMVATEPEVVEIAKLIENSSRDVNIALANELASLTEKMDIDAVEVINVANTHKRVHLLKPGIGVGGHCIPYSSLYIFDKTDKMKLPMEILHTVREVNQQRPRNILNRLEGTLKKIGKEVEHSKFAILGIAMKDNSPDISESPTMRLKDLILQSGGEVNWFDPNVTGNFPLKRNSIQETVKDADVIILPIKQDNIKIEPHKWRKFIKKNAIIFDARRLISKEKAKKMGFIYTRI
- a CDS encoding DUF364 domain-containing protein, whose protein sequence is MKKSFYYVFAMKIFDEILQTLTDFSIKDVRVGKNWTVVESRNCGFGLNFPEAYHMFTRFTGELIGKSAKEIAQFSKSWNPTEASIGVAAINSLIDPVGKEINGLDYIEEIGQGKKIVFIGHFPRIDKIKNRAKSLEIIEKMPKEGDYPDTASEFLIPRADIVVISGSVFVNKTYKRLLELSKNCYIILLGPSVVMSDVLFEYGVDALAGSTVLNPTKVLIAVSQGAHLKDFSKYLQYIIRFREKR
- a CDS encoding cyclodeaminase/cyclohydrolase family protein, encoding MLTELSVKDFIRKLALDTPTPGGGSAAALTGAMSAALIEMVLQVSLKKKDDPDEVEQCKKVAKKCSRLSKKLVLLVDEDAGAFDKVMAAYKMPRKEKEEKEHRRREIQLGLKAASLVPLEVMRNVKEVFDYFDFVINTTVDSAISDVGVALLLADTATRGAFYNVVINLKFLKDENFKKEVEDEATKIILFVKSKLDTFEEKIQKRLNPKA